The Calditerrivibrio nitroreducens DSM 19672 genome window below encodes:
- the ftsE gene encoding cell division ATP-binding protein FtsE — protein MIKFFNVTVNFYGEKRALDNVTFDVKKGEFVYITGESGAGKSTLLRLIYADLLPTKGVVLVSNKDISHISKHSIPYLRRNIGVVFQDYKLLEDKTVYENVKMALDIFYLQKKSVENRILPLLRRLGIYSRRETLVRKLSGGEKQRVAIARALINEPSIILADEPTGNLDKERAEDIIELLRDTVEMGATVMVATHDKYLIDKHKGRIIELKQGQLVNDSEKTGTTETTDLN, from the coding sequence ATGATTAAATTTTTTAATGTCACTGTAAACTTTTACGGTGAAAAAAGGGCACTGGATAATGTCACATTTGATGTGAAAAAAGGTGAATTTGTATACATAACTGGTGAGAGTGGTGCAGGTAAATCCACATTATTGAGACTTATTTATGCCGATTTGCTTCCAACTAAAGGGGTTGTGTTGGTTTCTAATAAAGACATAAGCCACATAAGTAAGCATAGCATCCCTTACTTGAGAAGAAATATAGGTGTGGTTTTTCAGGATTATAAGCTACTAGAAGATAAGACTGTATATGAAAATGTTAAAATGGCTCTTGACATCTTCTATCTTCAAAAAAAGTCTGTGGAAAATCGAATATTGCCATTATTGAGAAGGCTTGGAATATACAGTAGAAGGGAAACTCTGGTAAGAAAGCTTTCAGGAGGGGAAAAACAGAGGGTTGCGATAGCTAGGGCACTTATAAATGAACCATCAATAATACTTGCTGATGAACCAACCGGAAATCTTGATAAAGAAAGGGCTGAAGATATTATCGAATTACTGCGTGATACTGTGGAGATGGGTGCCACGGTAATGGTAGCCACCCATGATAAATATCTCATTGATAAACATAAAGGTCGAATAATAGAATTAAAACAAGGACAGTTGGTAAATGACTCTGAAAAAACAGGAACTACAGAAACTACTGATCTTAATTAA
- a CDS encoding cell division protein FtsX has translation MTLKKQELQKLLILIKRGFLLFKSNMAINITSIVTIITALYIFFIFFVLSYSVDNFFGKLVNVQNIRGYITDSAPQDKINALIKRLSSLKSVGEVKFYKSKDSYEYLKKSYMSEKYLELLPEEFFPSFIEVTLKSSYQEIKFVKEIEGELMKSDIINITSFGEKWLLNFLSIKVGLKIFVMILTALLSISIGSVIYNTINLKLFKFKDEIKIYSLVGATRSFIITPFVVASIIEMTVSFLMAFVLQFITFYFIRHFFLDKLGVVFLLSPSMYIVLSIFFIMTLISVIASILSVLSFLDKNLGAIGE, from the coding sequence ATGACTCTGAAAAAACAGGAACTACAGAAACTACTGATCTTAATTAAAAGAGGTTTTTTACTTTTTAAATCAAATATGGCAATAAATATAACCTCTATAGTGACTATAATTACAGCTCTATATATTTTTTTCATTTTTTTCGTTTTAAGCTACTCTGTGGATAATTTTTTTGGCAAGCTTGTCAATGTTCAGAATATCAGAGGATATATAACTGATTCGGCTCCACAGGATAAAATTAATGCACTTATAAAAAGACTAAGTAGCTTGAAGAGTGTTGGTGAAGTCAAATTTTATAAAAGTAAAGACTCCTATGAATACCTTAAAAAGTCTTATATGAGTGAAAAATATCTTGAACTCTTACCAGAAGAATTTTTTCCATCTTTCATAGAGGTTACCCTTAAAAGTAGTTATCAGGAGATAAAGTTTGTAAAAGAGATTGAAGGGGAGCTTATGAAATCTGATATAATAAACATTACATCGTTTGGAGAAAAATGGCTTTTAAATTTTTTATCCATAAAAGTTGGGCTTAAAATATTTGTCATGATCCTTACTGCTTTATTATCCATTTCCATTGGTTCTGTGATCTATAATACAATAAATTTGAAGTTATTTAAATTTAAAGATGAGATAAAGATATATAGCCTTGTGGGAGCCACCAGGAGTTTCATAATTACACCATTTGTTGTTGCTTCGATAATAGAGATGACTGTCTCATTTTTGATGGCTTTTGTACTACAATTTATTACCTTTTACTTTATTAGGCACTTTTTCCTCGATAAATTAGGGGTTGTTTTTCTTTTGTCACCATCTATGTATATTGTATTATCAATATTTTTTATAATGACTTTAATATCTGTGATTGCTTCCATTTTATCTGTCCTTTCATTCCTGGATAAAAATCTCGGAGCTATTGGTGAATAA
- a CDS encoding murein hydrolase activator EnvC family protein, giving the protein MNKFCLIFILFFPLITFSAGDKKEIIESNNDLMLLKKEIEKEKSEIKKIDQSKISVNLKLKAIEKEIAFNEAVLSEINKQYIKIKGNQQLIGEKIDILTRDIEVLMKEVRKGNIYLVDNRGIINLKLLIFSRSYHEMIKNLEIIEKVNIKLKDKISQIAMKKKEIEELNKQFAEKSKELENLKKIKWEVLRELQNQKVIYTQTLAVLDVDKKHKESYYSILQSRYEELNKRILEVEKENRNSNFTPSGTGFGKLKGFLDWPVKGRIVEGFGVKYVESLKTEIYNKGVKIEVNGDGFVRSVHDGVVKYVDWIKGYGNLVIISHPDDFYTIYANIDDVLVKNGQKVTKGEKIGIIDVDIKEVQHYLYFEIRKNNNALNPQEWLKKEAT; this is encoded by the coding sequence GTGAATAAATTCTGTCTGATATTTATTCTCTTTTTTCCATTAATTACTTTTTCTGCTGGAGATAAAAAGGAGATTATAGAATCCAACAATGATTTAATGCTACTGAAAAAAGAGATTGAGAAAGAGAAAAGTGAAATAAAGAAAATAGATCAATCGAAAATTTCAGTTAACCTAAAGTTAAAAGCGATAGAGAAAGAGATTGCTTTTAATGAAGCAGTACTTTCTGAAATAAATAAACAATACATAAAAATCAAAGGGAATCAACAATTGATCGGGGAGAAGATAGATATTTTAACACGTGACATTGAAGTTCTTATGAAAGAGGTCAGGAAAGGTAATATCTATTTAGTCGATAACAGAGGTATAATCAATCTAAAGTTACTTATTTTCTCCAGAAGCTATCATGAGATGATAAAAAATCTTGAGATCATAGAAAAAGTAAATATTAAACTTAAAGATAAAATTTCACAGATAGCAATGAAGAAGAAAGAGATTGAGGAACTGAATAAACAGTTTGCTGAAAAATCAAAAGAATTGGAAAATCTTAAAAAAATTAAATGGGAGGTTTTAAGAGAGCTTCAAAATCAAAAAGTGATTTATACACAGACACTTGCAGTTTTAGATGTTGATAAAAAACATAAAGAATCTTATTATTCCATTCTTCAGTCAAGGTATGAGGAACTTAATAAGAGAATTCTGGAGGTTGAAAAGGAAAATAGAAATAGCAATTTTACTCCATCTGGTACCGGATTTGGTAAATTGAAAGGGTTTCTGGATTGGCCGGTGAAGGGGAGAATAGTGGAGGGGTTTGGTGTAAAATATGTGGAGTCTCTTAAAACGGAAATATACAACAAAGGGGTTAAGATAGAGGTTAATGGAGATGGTTTTGTAAGATCTGTACATGATGGTGTCGTAAAATATGTAGATTGGATAAAAGGTTATGGAAACTTAGTTATTATTTCTCATCCTGATGATTTTTATACTATTTATGCCAATATTGATGATGTTCTGGTAAAAAATGGTCAAAAGGTTACAAAAGGTGAAAAAATTGGTATAATTGATGTTGACATAAAAGAGGTTCAGCATTATCTTTACTTTGAAATTAGAAAAAATAACAATGCACTAAATCCTCAAGAGTGGCTTAAAAAGGAGGCAACATGA
- a CDS encoding S41 family peptidase — protein sequence MKNRFSKSFIILGIGLILVLGIFAFVKTKTVYAQKGVSKFQYLEIFSDALDIIERKYVEPIDTKKLIQGAIKGMLNELDPHSNYMDEKSFENFKTEIKGEFGGLGITIGIKDKVLTIIAPIEDTPAYRAGLKAGDKIIKIDGKPTSNITIDEAVNKLRGTPGTSVTITILRSSMQKPFDVTIVREIIKVKTVKFMKKDDIGYLRLTQFNESASSELSEALDKLKKDGVKGLILDLRNNPGGLLDEAVNVASIFIQPGKTVVFTKERNEKNNMYLKSKNMSVSEYELPMVVLINGGSASASEIVSGALQDYKRAVIMGTTSFGKASVQTTFNLSDGSAIKLTTAKYYTPTGRSIQGVGIKPDVEVKSGEIVYKEDNMNIRESDLENHLIGDEEKKNITNNQISDNKTINDNITFSDLDKIDFDKDLQLKYAYDFLKGILIYGKKTN from the coding sequence ATGAAAAATAGATTTAGTAAGTCTTTTATAATATTAGGTATAGGGCTTATTCTGGTATTAGGTATTTTTGCTTTTGTAAAGACAAAAACTGTATACGCCCAGAAAGGAGTAAGTAAATTTCAATATCTTGAAATATTTTCTGATGCCCTTGACATTATAGAAAGAAAGTATGTGGAGCCGATTGATACTAAAAAGTTAATTCAAGGGGCAATTAAGGGTATGTTAAATGAGCTTGATCCACATTCTAATTATATGGATGAAAAATCATTCGAAAATTTTAAAACGGAGATAAAAGGTGAGTTTGGGGGGCTTGGAATCACGATTGGAATAAAAGATAAGGTTTTGACTATTATTGCACCTATTGAGGACACACCAGCTTATAGAGCTGGTTTAAAAGCTGGAGATAAAATCATCAAAATAGATGGAAAGCCCACCTCAAACATAACAATTGATGAAGCTGTAAATAAACTAAGAGGAACACCTGGTACATCTGTGACGATTACTATACTTAGAAGCTCAATGCAAAAGCCTTTTGATGTCACTATTGTAAGGGAAATTATTAAAGTTAAGACAGTCAAGTTTATGAAGAAAGATGATATAGGGTATCTAAGACTCACCCAGTTTAATGAATCTGCATCTTCTGAGCTATCAGAAGCACTTGATAAACTTAAAAAAGATGGTGTTAAAGGGTTAATTCTTGATCTCAGGAATAATCCTGGTGGGCTTCTGGATGAAGCTGTTAATGTGGCATCTATCTTTATACAGCCTGGAAAAACAGTTGTTTTTACGAAAGAGAGAAATGAAAAAAATAACATGTATTTAAAATCTAAAAATATGAGTGTGTCTGAATATGAACTTCCTATGGTTGTTTTAATCAATGGAGGTAGTGCTTCTGCGTCTGAAATAGTATCTGGCGCTTTACAGGATTACAAAAGGGCAGTGATAATGGGTACTACGAGCTTTGGGAAAGCTTCAGTACAGACTACTTTTAATCTCAGTGATGGTTCTGCCATTAAGCTTACCACTGCGAAGTATTATACCCCCACAGGTAGATCGATCCAGGGGGTAGGTATAAAGCCAGATGTGGAGGTAAAATCGGGTGAAATTGTGTACAAAGAAGATAATATGAATATAAGGGAGAGTGATCTTGAGAATCATTTAATCGGTGATGAAGAAAAGAAGAACATTACTAATAATCAAATTTCAGATAATAAAACTATTAATGATAATATAACTTTTTCAGATCTTGATAAAATAGATTTTGATAAAGATCTTCAATTAAAATATGCTTATGATTTCTTGAAAGGTATTCTTATATATGGCAAAAAAACGAATTAA
- a CDS encoding divergent polysaccharide deacetylase family protein, with protein sequence MAKKRINKTKSNKIPSALVVGGIFFLLVAVIFLLIVNLKVDRLKKEYESVNAEEVKTNKKLNIDINERLKIFLFDHEINKDRLKFLSEQKSGNNIYYKYKMLLTDAEFQAIKPALTSFFRTNGFTSHDNDKDMIFERDGIVVDIFVDILEIYNASKENDVENKEMVKEPKADFKKDVKINSKNSKIEPKHRLAIILDDSGQNLELARKVLSMKYPVVLSILPYTQYDRETADLARKYKREFFLHQPMEPKSYPDTNPGKGAILLNMPKSVIEVTIKENINRLEGVDGVNNHMGSAFTENADKMKEALDTIKDYTKIFVDSHTTPDTVAYEVCKKTEGLKCGISKRFIDNSADKDYITNKLYEAAGFLKSQDVIVIGHLRNNTVDVLEDVLPQLEKMGVRIVTISEVVN encoded by the coding sequence ATGGCAAAAAAACGAATTAATAAAACTAAATCAAATAAGATACCGTCTGCCTTAGTGGTGGGCGGTATCTTTTTTTTGCTTGTAGCTGTTATTTTTTTACTAATTGTGAATTTAAAAGTGGATAGATTAAAAAAAGAATATGAGAGCGTCAATGCGGAAGAAGTCAAAACCAATAAAAAATTAAACATAGATATCAATGAAAGACTGAAGATCTTTCTTTTTGATCATGAAATAAATAAAGATCGTTTGAAATTTTTATCTGAGCAGAAGAGTGGAAATAATATATACTATAAATACAAAATGCTTCTAACAGATGCAGAGTTTCAGGCTATAAAACCTGCTCTTACAAGCTTCTTTAGGACAAATGGTTTTACTTCCCATGATAACGATAAGGATATGATTTTTGAAAGGGATGGCATTGTTGTGGATATTTTTGTAGACATCCTTGAGATTTATAATGCGTCGAAAGAAAATGATGTAGAAAATAAAGAGATGGTAAAAGAACCAAAAGCTGATTTCAAGAAAGATGTTAAAATAAACAGTAAAAATTCTAAAATAGAGCCTAAACACAGGCTTGCAATTATTCTTGATGATTCAGGTCAGAATTTGGAACTTGCACGAAAAGTGTTGTCTATGAAGTATCCTGTTGTTTTATCTATTTTGCCTTATACCCAGTATGATAGGGAAACTGCGGATCTTGCCAGGAAATATAAAAGGGAGTTTTTTTTGCATCAACCAATGGAGCCAAAATCTTATCCTGATACCAATCCTGGAAAGGGGGCTATCCTTTTAAACATGCCTAAGTCTGTCATAGAAGTAACGATAAAAGAGAATATCAATAGATTGGAGGGGGTAGATGGTGTGAATAACCATATGGGATCAGCATTTACTGAAAATGCGGATAAGATGAAGGAAGCCTTAGATACGATTAAGGATTATACGAAAATTTTTGTTGATAGCCATACTACGCCAGACACCGTAGCTTATGAAGTTTGCAAAAAAACAGAGGGTTTGAAATGTGGAATTAGTAAGAGATTTATAGATAATAGCGCAGATAAAGATTATATAACAAACAAATTGTATGAAGCAGCAGGCTTCCTCAAATCGCAGGATGTTATAGTAATAGGTCATTTAAGAAATAATACAGTGGATGTTCTGGAGGATGTACTACCACAGCTTGAAAAGATGGGGGTCAGGATCGTTACGATAAGTGAGGTGGTAAACTAA
- the tsaD gene encoding tRNA (adenosine(37)-N6)-threonylcarbamoyltransferase complex transferase subunit TsaD produces MIVCGIETSCDETSVAIYDSKQNKFYSLVSSQVDIHSKFGGVVPEIASRNHALNVMPLFLDVLKMAGLTKEDINLIGVTKSPGLIGALFVGVSFAKGLAFGLKKPLVGVNHLFAHIVSAEIENDVKPPYLGVVISGGHTHIYLVDECYNLKLLSKTIDDAVGETFDKIAKFAGLPYPGGPFIEELAKSGDETAVLLPIGLKGEADFSFSGLKTHVINTITSNKFKLEDVAASFQRVVVDTLALKIDHALKRTGVDVIVVSGGVACNNYIRENLPKKLDRNCYFPSKKLCTDNGDMVAYAAYLLYRKRKFLSKFESALDVDEYIK; encoded by the coding sequence ATGATCGTTTGCGGAATTGAAACTTCATGTGATGAAACCTCTGTTGCTATTTATGATAGTAAACAGAATAAATTTTACTCCCTTGTTTCTTCACAGGTGGATATCCACAGTAAATTTGGTGGTGTGGTACCAGAGATTGCTTCGAGAAACCATGCATTAAATGTGATGCCGCTGTTTTTAGATGTTTTGAAAATGGCAGGTCTGACTAAAGAAGATATCAACCTTATAGGGGTTACAAAATCTCCAGGCTTAATTGGGGCTCTGTTTGTGGGGGTGTCATTTGCCAAAGGTCTGGCTTTCGGTCTCAAAAAGCCGCTTGTCGGGGTAAATCATCTTTTTGCACATATTGTATCTGCTGAGATTGAAAACGATGTAAAGCCACCCTATTTAGGTGTTGTAATATCTGGGGGGCATACACATATCTATTTAGTGGATGAATGTTATAATTTAAAGCTACTATCTAAAACTATTGATGATGCAGTTGGAGAAACTTTTGATAAAATAGCTAAATTTGCAGGTTTACCTTACCCTGGTGGTCCCTTTATAGAAGAGTTGGCTAAAAGTGGGGATGAAACTGCTGTGTTGTTACCTATTGGATTAAAAGGTGAGGCAGATTTTAGTTTCAGTGGATTAAAAACGCATGTGATAAATACAATTACATCCAACAAGTTTAAGTTAGAAGACGTTGCGGCTTCATTCCAAAGGGTGGTGGTTGATACACTGGCACTTAAAATAGATCATGCGTTGAAAAGGACAGGGGTAGATGTAATTGTGGTATCTGGTGGTGTTGCCTGTAATAATTATATTAGAGAGAATCTTCCTAAAAAGCTTGATAGAAACTGTTATTTTCCTTCAAAAAAATTGTGTACTGACAATGGTGATATGGTGGCTTATGCGGCTTACCTTTTGTATAGAAAAAGGAAATTTTTGTCTAAATTTGAGTCAGCACTGGATGTTGATGAATATATAAAATGA
- a CDS encoding tRNA dihydrouridine synthase → MKVLDFLKGNPLVGAPLAGITNHPFRKLVRLFHNGLIFTEMVSVEGVKRGNKQTLKLIDVRSEENPVGIQLFGGNPESFSEAVKVIEDNFDFFCFDINMGCPVKKVLKSKAGAYLLTDLKTAVGIISAVRKATRKPLFVKTRLGWDEKNLIYREILKICEGEGVDVLTIHGRTKSQLYSGKVNYDAIAEVKSLSKIPIIGNGDVVDLKMFALMKNTGVDAIMIGRGMMKSPWIFKALMDNKEPINYLKPEEIRYTLLFLLEEEKRFREGKYFLAPFKKYAVWFSKGFKNSSDFRVKIYSTDDENKIRELIDDFYK, encoded by the coding sequence ATGAAAGTATTGGATTTTTTAAAAGGTAATCCATTAGTTGGCGCTCCGCTGGCAGGTATCACAAACCATCCTTTCAGGAAATTGGTACGTCTTTTCCATAATGGCCTTATTTTTACTGAAATGGTTTCGGTGGAGGGGGTAAAAAGGGGTAATAAACAGACGTTGAAACTGATCGATGTTAGATCAGAAGAAAACCCCGTGGGGATCCAGCTTTTTGGTGGTAATCCAGAATCTTTTTCTGAAGCTGTAAAGGTGATAGAAGATAATTTTGATTTCTTCTGTTTTGATATAAATATGGGTTGTCCTGTGAAAAAGGTTTTAAAATCTAAGGCAGGGGCTTATCTTTTGACTGATTTAAAAACCGCTGTGGGGATAATTTCCGCCGTAAGAAAAGCTACCCGGAAGCCTCTTTTTGTAAAAACAAGGCTTGGTTGGGATGAAAAGAATCTTATATACAGAGAAATTTTGAAAATCTGTGAAGGGGAAGGGGTGGATGTTCTTACAATTCATGGGAGGACAAAGTCTCAGCTCTATTCTGGTAAGGTCAATTACGATGCAATTGCCGAGGTAAAATCGCTGTCTAAAATACCTATTATCGGAAACGGCGATGTGGTGGATCTAAAGATGTTTGCATTGATGAAAAACACAGGTGTGGATGCTATAATGATAGGTAGGGGGATGATGAAATCCCCCTGGATATTTAAGGCATTGATGGATAATAAAGAACCAATTAATTATCTTAAGCCGGAGGAGATTAGATATACACTTCTTTTTCTCCTTGAGGAAGAAAAAAGATTTAGAGAAGGTAAATATTTTCTGGCACCATTTAAAAAGTATGCCGTCTGGTTTTCAAAAGGTTTTAAAAACAGCTCAGACTTCAGAGTGAAAATATATTCCACAGATGATGAGAATAAGATAAGAGAATTGATCGATGACTTTTATAAATAA
- a CDS encoding anthranilate synthase component I, translating into MIFPEKERFLELSKNFNRVTVYREIAGDIFTPISLLRNFSNEKYLFLLESANLDKTFSRYSFFGINPTKILRFKGGKLLMESGGKKNEVDMNPIDFLNHEISSFNGYADNLFGDFCGGYVGYFGYEMSNYFGFLREKLKEDSKSDLMALMLVEEFFVFDNHFGKMYAAKSVSTKGDPSKNYELALKRLNEMANIILSFNFDNFDSDSEVEIEKDFTKEEFVEKVKMIKRDIENGELIQCVLSNRYTLKGKINPVTLYRTLRNLNPSPYMFYLKFGNYVLTGSSPEIHLKVVGKKATLKPIAGTYAIGDDLEKIKKELLSDQKEVAEHLMLLDLARNDLYTGCDDVKVDKSFQAEVYSHVVHIVSEVSGVMRDGENALNLFMKTFPAGTVTGAPKVRAMELIDKYENSTRGFYAGCTGYISFNGNLDTCITIRSALVKQNETIFRAGAGIVYDSNPEKEYLEVERKLAALNAAIKRIKSLEVDNVFVN; encoded by the coding sequence ATGATATTCCCGGAGAAGGAAAGATTTTTAGAGCTTTCAAAAAACTTTAACAGAGTGACAGTCTACAGGGAGATAGCTGGAGATATTTTTACTCCAATATCCCTTTTGAGAAACTTTTCAAATGAGAAATACCTATTTTTACTGGAAAGTGCAAATTTAGATAAGACATTTTCCAGATATTCATTCTTTGGGATTAATCCCACAAAGATTCTTAGATTTAAAGGGGGGAAGCTCCTGATGGAGTCGGGAGGTAAAAAAAATGAAGTGGATATGAATCCCATCGACTTTCTCAATCATGAGATATCGTCATTTAATGGATATGCGGATAATCTGTTTGGTGATTTTTGTGGTGGATATGTGGGGTATTTTGGTTATGAGATGTCAAACTATTTCGGTTTTTTGAGGGAAAAATTAAAGGAAGATTCAAAGTCGGATCTCATGGCGCTGATGCTGGTGGAAGAGTTTTTTGTTTTTGATAATCATTTTGGAAAGATGTATGCCGCTAAATCTGTAAGTACCAAAGGGGATCCTTCAAAAAATTATGAATTGGCTTTAAAAAGATTAAATGAAATGGCAAATATCATTCTAAGTTTTAATTTTGACAATTTTGATTCTGATAGTGAAGTTGAGATCGAAAAAGATTTTACTAAAGAAGAATTTGTTGAAAAGGTAAAAATGATAAAAAGGGATATCGAAAATGGGGAGCTTATACAATGTGTTCTTTCAAATAGATATACCCTTAAAGGTAAGATAAATCCGGTAACGCTTTATAGAACTCTTAGAAACCTCAATCCTTCTCCTTATATGTTTTATCTGAAATTTGGCAATTATGTTCTTACCGGTTCTTCACCTGAAATACATTTAAAAGTGGTTGGTAAAAAAGCAACTTTGAAACCGATTGCGGGTACCTATGCTATAGGTGATGACCTTGAAAAAATAAAAAAAGAATTATTGAGTGATCAAAAAGAGGTGGCGGAGCATTTGATGTTGCTTGATCTTGCGAGAAATGATCTTTATACCGGTTGCGATGATGTCAAAGTGGATAAGAGTTTCCAGGCTGAAGTTTACTCCCATGTTGTCCACATAGTGTCAGAGGTGTCAGGTGTTATGAGGGATGGTGAGAATGCATTAAATCTTTTTATGAAGACATTTCCCGCAGGGACGGTGACAGGCGCTCCAAAGGTAAGAGCAATGGAACTTATCGATAAATATGAAAATAGTACCAGGGGATTTTATGCCGGATGCACCGGTTATATCTCCTTTAATGGGAATCTTGATACCTGTATAACGATAAGAAGTGCTCTTGTAAAACAGAATGAAACAATTTTCAGAGCTGGAGCAGGGATTGTATACGACAGCAATCCAGAAAAAGAGTATCTGGAGGTGGAGAGAAAGCTTGCGGCGTTGAATGCTGCAATAAAAAGGATAAAGAGTCTGGAGGTGGATAATGTATTTGTTAATTGA
- a CDS encoding aminodeoxychorismate/anthranilate synthase component II — MYLLIDNYDSFTYNLKALFESVGAKVYVIKNDEYIDADSFKGIILSPGPSNPENSGTTLKYLQLYTDKKPFFGVCLGMQAICYSLGYNFRKAKSIMHGKIDKIVIKKKDVLFKDFPDEINAVRYHSLVMDIPEKYITSISTSDNEAMSFEMPDRMLFGVQFHPESYLSEYGAILVKNFIDFCEKRGGINGTCKKSQ, encoded by the coding sequence ATGTATTTGTTAATTGATAATTATGACTCATTTACATACAATCTTAAGGCATTGTTTGAATCTGTAGGTGCGAAGGTATATGTCATAAAAAATGATGAATATATCGATGCTGACTCTTTTAAGGGAATTATTCTATCTCCGGGGCCATCAAACCCTGAGAATTCCGGTACCACTTTAAAATATTTACAGCTTTACACCGATAAGAAGCCTTTTTTTGGAGTTTGTTTAGGAATGCAGGCTATATGTTACTCTTTGGGGTATAATTTCAGAAAAGCTAAGAGTATAATGCATGGTAAGATTGACAAAATTGTTATAAAGAAGAAAGATGTACTTTTTAAAGATTTCCCTGATGAGATCAACGCAGTCAGATACCACTCCCTTGTGATGGATATACCGGAAAAATACATAACTTCTATCTCCACATCTGACAATGAAGCCATGTCTTTTGAGATGCCAGATCGTATGCTGTTTGGGGTACAATTTCATCCGGAATCTTATCTTAGCGAATATGGAGCAATTTTGGTGAAAAATTTTATAGATTTTTGTGAGAAAAGAGGAGGTATCAATGGAACTTGTAAAAAAAGTCAATAA
- the trpD gene encoding anthranilate phosphoribosyltransferase: protein MELVKKVNNGGILSYDEAYQLFEKMVTNQLSEAQIASILISMKNRKETSHEIAAAANVLMEKMVKFEHKFKNTIDTCGTGGDGKSTINISTAVAINLASMGHPVIKHGNVAQSGKVGSADILELLHIPCRLEKTEAEKYFVDNQFVFLFAPFYHPILKNVAKIRKEIMTSTIFNFLGPLMNPGNPDYQIIGISKREMLKTYTDAAFMLGKKNIVIYSSDDGFDEISTSDITKAYVIENGRIDYFFVDPAEFFKPFPLPVVEDKEEAVNLFMEGIKGENDEITKILALNTAVALFIMDKRDIKEHYIKAYDNIKSGNAYRKIQQLRGENE, encoded by the coding sequence ATGGAACTTGTAAAAAAAGTCAATAATGGTGGTATACTATCATACGATGAGGCATACCAGCTTTTTGAAAAGATGGTTACTAATCAGCTTAGTGAAGCTCAAATAGCGTCTATATTGATATCTATGAAAAATAGGAAAGAGACATCTCATGAGATTGCGGCAGCGGCAAACGTATTGATGGAAAAGATGGTAAAATTTGAACATAAATTCAAAAATACCATCGACACATGTGGTACAGGTGGAGATGGTAAGTCCACAATAAATATATCAACAGCGGTGGCGATTAACCTTGCTTCTATGGGGCATCCGGTTATAAAGCATGGTAATGTTGCCCAATCTGGTAAAGTTGGGTCAGCCGATATCCTTGAGCTGCTTCACATCCCTTGTAGGCTTGAAAAGACTGAGGCAGAAAAGTATTTTGTTGATAATCAATTTGTTTTTCTATTTGCACCATTTTACCATCCAATATTGAAAAATGTGGCAAAGATAAGAAAAGAGATTATGACATCCACGATCTTCAATTTTTTGGGACCTTTGATGAATCCAGGAAATCCGGATTATCAGATTATAGGTATAAGTAAGAGGGAGATGCTTAAAACATACACAGATGCAGCATTTATGCTAGGTAAGAAAAATATTGTGATCTATTCTTCAGATGATGGTTTTGATGAAATCTCAACTTCTGATATCACAAAAGCATACGTTATTGAAAATGGTAGAATTGATTATTTCTTTGTTGATCCTGCAGAGTTTTTTAAGCCATTCCCTCTACCGGTGGTGGAAGATAAAGAGGAAGCTGTTAATCTTTTTATGGAAGGGATAAAAGGTGAAAATGACGAAATTACAAAAATTTTAGCTTTGAATACCGCTGTGGCACTTTTTATAATGGATAAAAGAGATATAAAAGAACATTATATCAAGGCATACGATAATATAAAATCTGGTAATGCCTACAGGAAGATTCAGCAATTAAGAGGGGAAAATGAATAA